A genomic stretch from Pseudomonas mendocina includes:
- a CDS encoding SDR family oxidoreductase: MQLKDKVIIITGGGQGLGRAMAEYLAGKGSKLALVDLNQERLDEAVAACKALGVEARSYICNVANEEQVTQTVNQVANDFGAINGLVNNAGILRDGLTIKVKDGELSKLTLAQWQAVIDVNLTGVFLCTREVAAKMIELKNEGAIINISSISRAGNVGQANYSAAKAGVAADTVVWAKELARYGIRVAGVAPGFIETEMVASMKPEALERMTAGIPLRRMGKPAEIAHSVAYILENDYYTGRVLELDGGLRL, translated from the coding sequence ATGCAGCTCAAAGATAAAGTCATCATCATCACTGGCGGCGGCCAGGGTCTGGGTCGCGCCATGGCAGAATACCTGGCAGGCAAAGGCAGTAAACTGGCACTGGTCGATCTGAACCAAGAGCGCCTTGATGAAGCGGTTGCCGCCTGCAAAGCACTCGGTGTTGAAGCCCGCTCCTATATTTGCAACGTGGCCAACGAAGAGCAGGTGACCCAAACAGTCAACCAAGTCGCCAACGATTTCGGCGCCATCAACGGCCTGGTGAATAATGCCGGCATCCTGCGTGATGGCCTGACCATCAAAGTTAAAGACGGCGAGCTGAGCAAGCTGACCCTGGCTCAGTGGCAGGCGGTCATCGACGTCAACCTGACCGGCGTGTTCCTGTGCACCCGTGAAGTGGCTGCAAAAATGATCGAGCTGAAAAACGAAGGCGCGATCATCAATATCTCTTCTATTTCACGTGCGGGTAACGTCGGCCAAGCCAACTACTCGGCTGCTAAGGCAGGTGTTGCTGCTGATACCGTGGTTTGGGCCAAAGAGCTGGCGCGCTATGGCATCCGGGTTGCTGGGGTGGCGCCGGGCTTTATCGAAACCGAAATGGTTGCCAGCATGAAGCCAGAAGCACTTGAGCGCATGACCGCTGGTATCCCACTGCGTCGCATGGGCAAGCCTGCGGAAATCGCCCACTCGGTGGCCTACATCCTGGAAAACGACTATTACACCGGTCGTGTACTGGAGCTGGACGGCGGTCTGCGTCTGTAA
- a CDS encoding co-chaperone GroES has translation MKLRPLHDRVVIRRSEEESKTAGGIVLPGSAAEKPNRGEVVAVGTGRVLDNGEVRALAVKVGDKVVFGPYSGSNTIKVDGEDLLVMSENEILAVLEG, from the coding sequence ATGAAGCTTCGTCCTCTGCATGACCGCGTCGTTATCCGCCGCAGCGAAGAAGAATCGAAAACCGCTGGTGGCATCGTGCTGCCGGGTTCCGCTGCTGAAAAGCCGAACCGTGGCGAAGTTGTCGCCGTAGGTACTGGCCGCGTGCTGGACAACGGTGAAGTACGTGCTCTGGCCGTTAAAGTCGGTGACAAGGTGGTGTTTGGTCCATATTCCGGCAGCAACACCATCAAGGTCGACGGCGAAGACCTGCTGGTGATGAGCGAGAACGAAATCCTCGCTGTCCTCGAAGGTTGA
- a CDS encoding DUF481 domain-containing protein translates to MTLLRSILCICALIQPLLAWSDTVWLNNGDRLTGEILLLDGGKLALKTRYAGQVLIAWKEVETLSSEKPLMVRRKGFDSEHSNQLAAADKGSVKVINSQEQIVELSSIDRLIPPRPLLQDRVMEGNLDAKLDMKRDDNHSDEWKVKGDTRIEHGKWRHVLNGELERKIKNDNKTADNWQLEYSLDRFITDHWFWRVSAEQDEDEFEFFNRQRSIGTGPGYRFWDNELGRLDVIVQGNRLRLDTEDEELTFNTASIGWDYKRLLFGTRVELYSTGELQIPDIDSVDYVLDSEYGLRYRLNEWARLSLLYELDQARGLGQTSSGRRYLIGVGVGW, encoded by the coding sequence ATGACGCTCTTACGTTCCATTTTGTGTATCTGTGCGCTCATTCAGCCTCTGTTGGCGTGGTCTGACACGGTGTGGCTTAACAACGGCGATCGACTGACTGGCGAAATTCTGCTCCTGGATGGTGGCAAGCTGGCACTAAAAACGCGTTATGCGGGGCAAGTGCTGATTGCCTGGAAGGAGGTCGAAACGCTCAGTTCTGAGAAACCTTTGATGGTTCGTCGCAAAGGCTTCGACAGTGAGCATAGCAACCAGTTGGCCGCCGCGGACAAAGGATCGGTAAAAGTAATCAACTCACAGGAGCAGATTGTTGAGTTGTCCAGCATTGACCGCTTGATACCGCCTCGCCCATTGCTACAGGACCGAGTGATGGAAGGGAACTTGGATGCCAAGCTGGATATGAAGCGCGACGACAACCACAGTGATGAGTGGAAAGTGAAGGGCGACACCCGTATTGAGCATGGTAAATGGCGTCACGTGCTCAATGGCGAGCTTGAGCGAAAGATCAAAAATGACAATAAAACGGCTGATAACTGGCAACTTGAGTACAGCCTTGACCGCTTCATTACTGATCACTGGTTTTGGCGAGTGAGTGCTGAGCAGGATGAAGATGAGTTCGAGTTCTTTAATCGTCAGCGTTCTATCGGCACTGGGCCTGGCTATCGGTTCTGGGATAACGAATTGGGGCGCCTGGATGTGATCGTCCAGGGTAATCGATTGCGTTTGGATACTGAGGATGAGGAGCTGACGTTTAATACAGCCTCCATCGGCTGGGATTACAAGCGTCTGTTGTTTGGTACGCGTGTGGAGTTGTACAGCACCGGAGAGCTTCAGATACCCGATATCGACTCAGTCGACTATGTGCTGGACAGCGAATATGGCCTGCGTTACCGACTGAATGAGTGGGCGCGATTGTCTTTGTTGTACGAATTGGATCAGGCGCGGGGGCTTGGGCAGACAAGCAGTGGTCGCCGCTATCTCATAGGTGTCGGGGTTGGCTGGTAG
- a CDS encoding DUF2470 domain-containing protein has product MSINASMHARHLLLKEYRGVLSTHSKAMPGFPFGSVVPYCLDAEGFPLILISRIAQHTHNLLKDNKCSLLVGEREAADVQAAGRLTLLAEAVKLEGEQQIDQAAQRYYRYFPDAQDYQKAHDFDFWRLNPVRWRFIGGFGAINWLDQVALANPFAGESGVSMLEHMNSDHAQAIAHYVELAGLPNEPEAQMVGIDTEGFHLRIGQRIHWLAFPTSCNSPLEVRQALVALARATQWPAVEQSSA; this is encoded by the coding sequence ATGAGCATCAACGCGAGTATGCATGCACGGCATTTGCTGCTCAAGGAGTACCGTGGTGTGTTGAGTACTCATTCCAAGGCCATGCCGGGCTTTCCATTTGGCTCTGTAGTGCCGTATTGCCTTGATGCCGAAGGCTTTCCACTGATTTTGATCAGCCGAATTGCCCAGCACACGCATAATCTGCTGAAGGACAATAAATGTTCGTTGTTGGTTGGTGAAAGAGAGGCCGCAGATGTGCAGGCTGCCGGCCGACTAACCCTGCTGGCGGAGGCGGTGAAGCTGGAGGGCGAGCAGCAAATCGATCAGGCAGCCCAGCGTTACTACCGCTATTTCCCTGATGCTCAGGACTATCAGAAAGCCCATGACTTCGACTTCTGGCGCTTGAACCCGGTGCGCTGGCGCTTTATCGGTGGTTTTGGGGCAATCAACTGGCTGGATCAGGTGGCACTGGCCAATCCGTTTGCCGGTGAGAGCGGTGTGAGCATGCTGGAACACATGAATAGTGATCATGCCCAAGCCATTGCCCACTACGTTGAGTTGGCCGGTTTACCCAACGAGCCCGAAGCTCAGATGGTAGGCATCGACACCGAAGGTTTTCACCTGCGTATTGGTCAGCGCATTCATTGGTTGGCATTTCCAACATCTTGTAACAGTCCGCTGGAGGTGCGTCAGGCCTTGGTGGCATTGGCTCGCGCTACACAATGGCCTGCCGTTGAGCAGTCTTCAGCTTGA
- a CDS encoding FxsA family protein, producing the protein MRAFLFLFVLFPILELAVIIKVGSSIGVLSTLLLIIGSGILGAFLLRLAGVATALRARERLARGEMPEEEMFDGLFMALGGGLLLLPGFISDIIGLLCLLPLTRRFLIGKMRARAAEQAERQRAFFDDAAARSGQTRPNVLEGEFERRD; encoded by the coding sequence ATGCGTGCATTTTTGTTTCTCTTTGTGCTGTTCCCGATTCTCGAACTGGCCGTAATCATCAAAGTGGGCAGCAGTATTGGCGTGCTATCGACGCTGTTGCTGATCATCGGCTCGGGCATCCTCGGCGCGTTCCTGCTGCGTTTGGCAGGGGTCGCCACGGCCTTGCGTGCCCGCGAGCGACTGGCACGTGGCGAAATGCCGGAAGAGGAAATGTTTGATGGCTTGTTTATGGCCCTTGGCGGCGGCTTGCTGCTGTTGCCGGGCTTTATCAGCGACATTATCGGTTTGCTCTGCCTGCTGCCGCTCACCCGCCGCTTTCTGATTGGGAAAATGCGCGCCCGTGCAGCCGAGCAGGCCGAACGTCAGCGTGCCTTCTTTGATGACGCCGCAGCCCGTTCCGGTCAAACCCGTCCGAACGTGCTGGAAGGTGAATTTGAACGCCGGGACTAA
- a CDS encoding DUF481 domain-containing protein, which yields MSPKTLLCLALLVPTASAMADTVWLKNGDRLTGKIKFYDGSKLVLETEYGGNIALDWKKIATLESDQEMLVKQDAVTGERAKSLQPAEEGKVTLANGDTPKTVELASIEQILKPKPLVEDFTWKGNVDASVDYKRADRDTDDYDINLKTQARHGLWRHNAKAQYNRELRDEVETTDNWSVEYALDRFLTEHWFWQGRAEYKRDDIEDLHRQRTLGSGPGYQFWDNELGAFSVAGLLNRTDYEFANGDKENFYSAGLKWDYNRYLFGKNIELFSDGDLGKPLDSVADYTLDAAVGLRYKVTDWASLNMRAEKDIVSGSEGDMDETRYTLGFGVGW from the coding sequence ATGTCTCCTAAAACTTTGTTGTGCTTGGCTCTGCTTGTTCCAACTGCTTCGGCCATGGCTGATACCGTTTGGTTGAAAAACGGTGACCGCCTCACCGGTAAGATCAAATTCTACGACGGTAGCAAGCTGGTACTCGAAACTGAGTACGGTGGAAATATCGCGCTGGACTGGAAAAAGATCGCAACGCTTGAAAGCGATCAAGAGATGTTGGTGAAGCAGGATGCCGTAACCGGCGAGCGCGCCAAGTCTCTCCAGCCCGCTGAAGAGGGCAAGGTTACCTTGGCCAATGGCGATACGCCGAAAACTGTTGAGCTGGCCAGCATCGAACAAATTCTCAAACCCAAGCCCTTGGTGGAGGACTTCACCTGGAAGGGCAACGTTGACGCTTCTGTAGACTACAAGCGTGCTGACAGGGATACCGACGATTACGACATCAACCTGAAAACCCAGGCTCGTCATGGCTTGTGGCGTCATAACGCAAAAGCTCAATACAACCGAGAGCTGCGTGACGAAGTCGAGACTACTGACAACTGGAGCGTCGAATACGCCCTTGACCGCTTCCTTACGGAGCACTGGTTCTGGCAAGGCCGCGCTGAGTATAAGCGCGACGATATTGAAGACTTGCATCGTCAGCGCACGTTGGGTTCGGGCCCCGGTTATCAGTTCTGGGACAACGAGCTAGGCGCATTTTCCGTCGCAGGCCTGCTTAACCGTACTGACTATGAGTTCGCCAATGGTGACAAGGAGAACTTCTATTCGGCCGGTCTTAAGTGGGATTACAACCGCTATCTGTTTGGTAAGAACATTGAGTTGTTCAGTGATGGCGATCTGGGCAAGCCGCTGGACAGCGTAGCTGATTACACCCTAGATGCCGCTGTTGGCTTGCGTTACAAAGTCACTGACTGGGCTTCGCTGAATATGCGTGCTGAGAAGGATATTGTCAGCGGCTCCGAGGGCGATATGGACGAAACCCGCTACACGCTGGGCTTTGGCGTCGGTTGGTAA
- a CDS encoding multidrug efflux RND transporter permease subunit, producing the protein MAFTDPFIRRPVLATVVSLLIILLGLQAFNKLTIRQYPAMENALITVTTAYPGANAETIQGYITQPLQQSLASADGIDYMTSVSRQNVSVISIYARIGANSDRLFTELLAKANEVKNKLPQSAEDPVLSKEAADSTALMYISFHSDQLSNPQITDYLSRVIQPKLATLPGMAEAEILGNQVFAMRLWLDPVKMAAYNVTAADVNNAVRRYNFLAAAGEVKGEYVVTSINAETDLKSAEAFAAIPVLTQGDSRILLRDVARVEMGAESYDAISSFDGIPSVYIAIKGTPAANPLDVIKEVRSVLPELEAQLPPNLNVSIAYDATLFIQASIDEVVQTLGEAVLIVIVVVFLFLGALRSVVIPVVTIPLSMIGVLFFMQLMGYSINLLTLLAMVLAIGLVVDDAIVVVENIHRHIEEGKTPFDAALAGAREIAVPVVSMTVTLAAVYAPIGFMEGLTGALFKEFALTLAGAVIISGIVALTLSPMMCSRLLRHEENPSGLAHKLDLIFDSLKQRYQRALRSTMDTRPVVILFAVIVMCLIPVFLKFTKSELAPEEDQGIIFMIANAPQTANLEYLNKYTNEFVAAFKSFPEYYSSFQINGFSGVQSGIGGFMMTPWNERERSQMELLPEVQQRLSEIAGLQIFGFNLPSLPGTGEGLPFQFVINTPNDYESLLQVADKVKKRAEESGKFAFLDVDLAFDKPEVLVDIDREKAAQMGVSMEDIGLTLASLLGEGEINRFTIDGRSYKVIAQVERPYRDNPGWLNSYYVRSESGQMLALSTLVKISDRARPTQLNQFQQLNSAIVQGVPIVSMGEAVDTITEIMREEAPAGFAYDFAGSSRQLVQEGNALYVTFALALALIFLVLAAQFESFRDPLVIMVTVPLSICGALIPLFLGWSSMNIYTQVGLVTLIGLITKHGILIVEFANQLRREKGLSRREAVEEAAAIRLRPVLMTTAAMVFGMVPLILASGAGAVSRFDIGLVIATGMSIGTLFTLFVLPCVYSLLAKPDEPAKQAL; encoded by the coding sequence ATGGCCTTTACTGATCCCTTCATCCGACGCCCCGTACTGGCGACGGTTGTGAGCCTGCTGATTATCCTGCTGGGTTTACAGGCGTTCAACAAACTCACCATCCGCCAATACCCGGCCATGGAAAACGCCCTGATTACCGTGACCACCGCCTACCCCGGTGCCAACGCGGAGACCATACAGGGCTATATCACCCAGCCGCTGCAACAAAGTCTGGCCAGCGCTGACGGCATTGACTACATGACATCGGTCAGCCGCCAAAACGTTTCGGTGATCTCCATCTATGCCCGAATCGGCGCCAACAGCGACCGCCTCTTTACCGAGCTGCTGGCCAAAGCCAATGAGGTGAAGAACAAGCTGCCACAGTCCGCCGAAGACCCAGTACTGAGCAAAGAAGCGGCTGACTCCACCGCGCTGATGTACATCAGCTTTCACAGTGACCAGTTATCCAACCCACAGATTACCGATTACCTGTCACGGGTCATCCAGCCCAAACTGGCCACTCTGCCCGGCATGGCCGAGGCTGAAATCCTCGGCAATCAAGTCTTTGCCATGCGCCTGTGGCTGGACCCAGTGAAGATGGCCGCCTACAACGTTACCGCTGCCGACGTGAACAACGCCGTGCGTCGATACAACTTCCTCGCGGCGGCAGGTGAAGTAAAGGGTGAATATGTTGTCACCAGCATCAATGCTGAAACCGATCTGAAATCGGCCGAAGCCTTTGCTGCGATCCCCGTACTGACACAAGGCGACAGTCGCATACTGCTGCGTGATGTGGCACGGGTTGAAATGGGGGCCGAAAGCTACGACGCCATCAGTTCATTTGACGGTATTCCATCTGTATATATAGCAATCAAAGGCACCCCGGCGGCCAACCCGCTGGATGTGATCAAAGAAGTCCGGAGCGTGCTCCCAGAGCTTGAAGCACAATTGCCGCCCAATCTAAATGTGTCGATCGCCTACGACGCTACCCTATTTATTCAGGCCTCCATCGACGAAGTGGTGCAAACACTTGGCGAGGCCGTGTTAATCGTTATCGTCGTGGTATTCCTGTTCCTCGGGGCCTTGCGCTCGGTGGTGATTCCGGTAGTCACCATCCCGCTGTCGATGATCGGCGTGCTGTTCTTTATGCAGTTGATGGGCTACTCGATCAACCTACTCACCCTTCTGGCCATGGTGCTGGCCATTGGTCTGGTGGTGGATGACGCCATCGTCGTCGTCGAAAATATCCACCGTCATATAGAAGAAGGTAAAACACCTTTCGATGCGGCTCTGGCAGGTGCTCGGGAAATCGCAGTACCCGTGGTTTCGATGACAGTAACGCTGGCGGCGGTCTATGCACCGATTGGCTTTATGGAGGGGCTTACCGGCGCGTTGTTCAAGGAATTTGCCCTGACCCTGGCCGGAGCCGTGATTATCTCGGGCATCGTTGCTCTGACCTTGTCCCCCATGATGTGTTCCAGGCTACTGCGCCACGAAGAAAACCCTTCCGGACTGGCGCATAAGCTCGACCTGATTTTCGACAGCCTTAAGCAACGCTATCAGCGTGCGCTGCGTAGCACCATGGATACTCGGCCGGTCGTTATCCTGTTCGCCGTGATCGTGATGTGCCTGATTCCGGTATTCTTAAAATTCACCAAAAGTGAGCTGGCTCCTGAGGAAGATCAGGGCATCATTTTTATGATCGCCAACGCACCACAGACGGCTAACCTCGAGTACCTGAACAAGTACACCAATGAGTTCGTAGCGGCGTTTAAGTCCTTCCCTGAGTACTACTCCTCGTTCCAAATCAACGGGTTTAGCGGTGTCCAATCGGGCATTGGCGGGTTCATGATGACGCCATGGAATGAGCGCGAACGTAGCCAGATGGAGTTGCTGCCAGAAGTCCAGCAGCGCCTGTCCGAGATCGCCGGCCTGCAGATTTTCGGCTTTAACCTGCCCTCACTTCCAGGCACCGGTGAAGGTCTGCCGTTCCAGTTTGTAATCAACACCCCTAACGATTACGAATCACTGCTGCAAGTCGCTGACAAAGTTAAAAAGCGGGCCGAGGAATCGGGTAAGTTCGCCTTCCTCGACGTGGACTTGGCTTTCGATAAGCCTGAAGTGTTGGTAGACATCGACCGTGAGAAAGCGGCACAGATGGGCGTCTCCATGGAGGACATCGGCCTTACGCTGGCCAGCCTGCTGGGCGAAGGCGAGATCAACCGCTTTACCATCGATGGCCGTAGCTACAAGGTGATCGCGCAGGTTGAACGGCCTTACCGGGACAATCCGGGCTGGCTCAACAGCTATTATGTACGCAGTGAAAGCGGACAAATGCTGGCCCTGTCGACGCTGGTAAAAATCAGCGACCGCGCCCGCCCTACCCAGCTCAACCAGTTCCAACAGCTGAACTCCGCCATTGTTCAAGGTGTACCGATTGTGAGCATGGGCGAGGCAGTCGACACCATTACCGAGATCATGCGCGAAGAGGCACCAGCAGGCTTTGCCTACGACTTCGCAGGTTCATCCCGCCAGTTAGTGCAAGAAGGCAACGCTTTGTATGTGACCTTTGCCTTGGCCCTTGCCCTGATTTTCCTGGTGCTTGCTGCGCAGTTCGAGAGTTTCCGTGACCCGCTTGTGATCATGGTCACCGTGCCATTATCGATCTGCGGTGCATTGATTCCGCTGTTTCTTGGCTGGTCGAGCATGAACATCTACACCCAGGTGGGGCTGGTGACCTTGATCGGCCTGATCACCAAACATGGCATCCTAATCGTCGAGTTTGCCAATCAACTACGCCGCGAGAAGGGGCTTTCACGCCGTGAGGCAGTAGAGGAAGCCGCCGCCATCCGCCTGCGACCAGTTCTAATGACCACCGCTGCCATGGTCTTCGGCATGGTTCCACTGATTCTGGCAAGCGGCGCAGGTGCAGTCAGCCGTTTCGATATCGGTCTGGTGATCGCTACAGGCATGTCCATCGGCACCCTGTTCACCTTGTTCGTCCTTCCTTGCGTTTACAGTTTGCTGGCCAAGCCAGACGAACCGGCAAAACAAGCCCTCTAA
- a CDS encoding MGMT family protein codes for MALEPSASQTERRSSLYGALAHIPAGKVVTYGQLAELAGLGRAARWVGRTLSQLPEGTTLPWHRVIASGGRLSLPAGTPAGEEQRRRLKEEGIFLSNDRVDMTQHGWRMMDHSG; via the coding sequence GTGGCATTAGAGCCATCAGCAAGTCAGACAGAACGCAGGTCCAGCCTCTACGGTGCGTTGGCACATATTCCGGCGGGCAAAGTGGTGACTTATGGGCAACTGGCGGAGCTCGCCGGATTGGGCCGCGCAGCACGCTGGGTCGGCCGCACACTCAGCCAGTTACCCGAGGGCACGACCCTCCCCTGGCATCGTGTTATCGCGTCCGGAGGACGCCTTAGCCTGCCAGCAGGAACACCTGCAGGAGAAGAACAACGTCGCAGATTAAAGGAGGAAGGGATTTTCTTGAGCAATGACAGGGTCGATATGACACAACATGGCTGGCGCATGATGGATCACAGCGGTTAG
- the groL gene encoding chaperonin GroEL (60 kDa chaperone family; promotes refolding of misfolded polypeptides especially under stressful conditions; forms two stacked rings of heptamers to form a barrel-shaped 14mer; ends can be capped by GroES; misfolded proteins enter the barrel where they are refolded when GroES binds) — MAAKEVKFGDSARKKMLTGVNVLADAVKATLGPKGRNVVLDKSFGAPTITKDGVSVAKEIELKDKFENMGAQLVKDVASKANDAAGDGTTTATVLAQAIVNEGLKAVAAGMNPMDLKRGIDKATIAIVNEIKALAKPCADTKAIAQVGTISANSDNSIGDIIAEAMEKVGKEGVITVEEGSGLENELSVVEGMQFDRGYLSPYFINKPDTMVAELDGPLILLVDKKISNIRELLPVLEAVAKAGRPLLIVAEDVEGEALATLVVNNMRGIVKVAAVKAPGFGDRRKAMLQDIAILTGGTVISEEVGLSLEGATLEHLGNAKRVVLSKENTTIIDGAGQQVDIEARVAQIRKQIEETSSDYDKEKLQERLAKLAGGVAVIKVGAGTEVEMKEKKARVEDALHATRAAVEEGVVPGGGVALVRALQAISELKGDNADQNVGIALLRRAVEAPLRQIVSNAGGEPSVVVDKVKQGSGNFGFNAATDTYGDMIEMGILDPAKVTRTALQAAASIGSLMITTEAMIAEVAEDKPAMPDMGGMGGMGGMGGMM, encoded by the coding sequence ATGGCTGCTAAAGAAGTTAAATTCGGCGATTCCGCCCGCAAGAAAATGCTCACCGGCGTTAACGTACTGGCTGACGCAGTAAAAGCCACTCTGGGCCCAAAAGGCCGTAACGTTGTTCTGGACAAGAGCTTCGGTGCTCCGACCATCACCAAAGACGGTGTTTCGGTTGCCAAAGAAATCGAGCTGAAAGACAAGTTCGAAAACATGGGCGCTCAGCTGGTTAAAGACGTTGCTTCCAAGGCTAACGACGCTGCTGGTGACGGTACTACCACGGCTACCGTTCTGGCTCAGGCGATCGTTAACGAAGGCCTGAAAGCTGTTGCTGCTGGCATGAACCCGATGGACCTGAAGCGTGGTATCGACAAAGCCACCATCGCTATCGTTAACGAGATCAAAGCGCTGGCTAAGCCATGCGCTGACACCAAAGCGATCGCTCAGGTTGGTACCATCTCCGCCAACTCCGACAACTCTATCGGTGACATCATTGCCGAAGCCATGGAAAAAGTCGGTAAAGAAGGCGTTATCACCGTTGAAGAGGGCTCGGGCCTGGAAAACGAACTGTCTGTTGTTGAAGGCATGCAGTTTGACCGTGGCTACCTGTCCCCGTACTTCATCAACAAGCCGGACACCATGGTCGCTGAGCTGGATGGTCCGCTGATCCTGCTGGTTGACAAGAAAATCTCCAACATCCGTGAGCTGCTGCCAGTTCTGGAAGCTGTCGCTAAAGCCGGCCGTCCGCTGCTGATCGTTGCAGAAGACGTTGAAGGCGAAGCACTGGCTACTCTGGTTGTGAACAACATGCGCGGCATCGTTAAAGTCGCTGCTGTTAAAGCTCCGGGCTTCGGTGATCGTCGTAAGGCCATGCTGCAGGATATCGCTATCCTGACTGGCGGTACTGTGATCAGCGAAGAAGTAGGTCTGAGCCTGGAAGGCGCTACTCTGGAGCACCTGGGTAACGCCAAGCGCGTTGTTCTGAGCAAAGAAAACACCACCATCATCGATGGTGCTGGTCAGCAGGTTGATATCGAAGCCCGCGTTGCTCAGATCCGTAAGCAGATCGAAGAAACTTCTTCCGACTACGACAAAGAGAAGCTGCAAGAGCGTCTGGCCAAACTGGCTGGCGGTGTTGCCGTGATCAAAGTCGGTGCCGGTACCGAAGTTGAAATGAAAGAGAAGAAAGCCCGCGTTGAAGACGCCCTGCACGCTACCCGTGCGGCCGTTGAAGAAGGCGTGGTGCCTGGCGGTGGTGTGGCGCTGGTTCGCGCACTGCAAGCCATCAGCGAGCTGAAAGGCGACAACGCTGATCAGAACGTCGGTATCGCTCTGCTGCGTCGCGCTGTTGAAGCGCCGCTGCGTCAGATCGTTTCCAACGCTGGCGGCGAGCCAAGCGTAGTGGTCGACAAAGTGAAGCAAGGTTCCGGCAACTTCGGCTTCAACGCTGCAACTGACACCTACGGCGACATGATCGAGATGGGTATTCTCGACCCAGCTAAGGTAACCCGTACTGCGCTGCAAGCTGCTGCGTCCATCGGTAGCCTGATGATCACCACCGAAGCGATGATTGCTGAAGTGGCTGAAGACAAGCCGGCAATGCCTGACATGGGCGGCATGGGCGGTATGGGTGGCATGGGCGGCATGATGTAA